A region of Vitis riparia cultivar Riparia Gloire de Montpellier isolate 1030 chromosome 12, EGFV_Vit.rip_1.0, whole genome shotgun sequence DNA encodes the following proteins:
- the LOC117926571 gene encoding elongation factor 1-gamma-like, translating to MALVLHAGKTNKNAYKTLIAAEYSGIKVELAQNFEMGVSNKTPEFLKMNPIGKVPVLETPDGPVFESNAIARYVTRLKADNPLYGSSPIEYGHIEQWIDFASLEIDANIGHWFRPRMGRAVYLPPFEEAAIAALKRALGALNTHLASNTFLVGHSVTLADIVMTCNLYMGFSRLMTKSFTSEFPHVERYFWTMVNQPNFSKILGEVEQTASVPPVSSAKKPALPKEHAKPKHKDEPKKEVKKEPAKPKEAPVGEEEEAPKPKPKNPLDLLPPSKMILDEWKRLYSNTKTNFREVAIKGFWDMYDPEGYSLWFCDYKYNDENTVSFVTLNKVGGFLQRMDLARKYAFGKMLVIGSEAPFKVKGLWLFRGQEIPQFIIDECYDMELYEWKKVDISDEAQKERVNQMIEDQEPFEGEALLDAKCFK from the exons ATGGCTCTG GTCTTGCATGCAGGGAAAACGAACAAAAATGCTTACAAGACACTCATTGCTGCGGAGTACAGCGGTATCAAAGTTGAACTGGCTCAGAACTTTGAGATGGGTGTCTCCAACAAGACTCCCGAGTTCCTTAAGATGAACcctatcgggaag GTTCCCGTGTTGGAAACACCTGATGGTCCTGTATTTGAGAGCAATGCCATAGCACGTTATG TCACACGATTGAAGGCTGACAACCCCCTTTATGGCTCTTCTCCAATTGAATAT GGCCACATTGAGCAGTGGATTGATTTTGCATCATTGGAGATTGATGCTAATATTGGGCATTGGTTTAGACCAAGGATGGGACGTGCTGTATACCTTCCACCG TTTGAGGAGGCTGCAATTGCTGCATTGAAGAGAGCATTAGGTGCTTTGAACACACATCTTGCTTCAAACACTTTCCTGGTTGGGCATTCTGTCACCCTGGCTGACATTGTCATGACATGCAATTTGTATATGGGATTCAGTCGGCTCATGACTAAGAGCTTTACCTCGGAGTTCCCTCATGTTGAGAGATACTTCTGGACCATGGTTAATCAACCAAATTTCAGCAAGATCTTGGGTGAGGTAGAGCAAACTGCATCAGTCCCACCTGTTTCGTCTGCAAAGAAGCCTGCCCTGCCAAAAGAACATGCCAAACCAAAGCACAAGGATGAACCAAAGAAAGAAGTCAAGAAGGAGCCAGCAAAGCCCAAAGAGGCTCCTGTTGGGGAAGAGGAAGAAGCACCAAAACCCAAACCTAAGAATCCTCTTGATCTGCTGCCCCCAAGTAAGATGATTCTGGATGAATGGAAGAGACTCTACTCAAATACCAAGACCAATTTCCGTGAGGTTGCAATTAAAG GATTCTGGGACATGTATGATCCCGAGGGATATTCTCTTTGGTTCTGTGATTACAAATACAATGACGAGAATACCGTCTCATTCGTAACTCTGAACAAGGTTGGTGGATTCCTTCAGCGGATGGATCTGGCACGCAAGTATGCTTTTGGGAAGATGCTTGTAATCGGCTCAGAGGCCCCATTCAAGGTGAAGGGGCTGTGGCTTTTCCGCGGGCAAGAGATACCTCAATTTATAATTGATGAGTGCTATGACATGGAACTCTATGAGTGGAAGAAGGTTGACATCTCGGATGAGGCCCAAAAGGAGCGTGTGAATCAGATGATAGAAGATCAGGAGCCTTTTGAGGGAGAGGCTCTTCTGGATGCCAAGTGCTTCAAGTGA